One genomic window of Bacillus mycoides includes the following:
- a CDS encoding YitT family protein: protein MDLKLNYTELIKKLVVVIIAGLLNAIGMNLFLTPAKVYASGFAGLSQLLSQVLGDFLSIHISTGVLFSLFNIPVVILAWKKVGKAFTFFSFLCVIFMTLFLEIIPVRAVSNDIILNAIFGGIISAIGVGVALKWGASTGGLDIIAMILSKIKDKPVGTYFFFFNAIIIIAAGYVYGWEKALYTLVTLYISTRIIDAIHTRHVKITALIVTKNGADVRKAIHSRLVRGITTIPATGAYTNENKEMLMIVITRYELYELERVIKQVDPGAFTNILQTVGVFGLFRKD from the coding sequence ATGGATTTGAAGCTGAATTATACTGAACTTATTAAGAAGTTAGTCGTTGTGATTATTGCAGGTTTATTAAATGCGATTGGGATGAATTTATTTTTAACACCAGCGAAAGTATATGCGAGTGGCTTTGCTGGATTGTCTCAATTATTATCGCAAGTATTAGGTGACTTTTTATCCATTCATATATCTACGGGTGTATTGTTTAGTTTATTTAATATTCCCGTCGTTATTTTAGCATGGAAAAAGGTTGGAAAGGCTTTTACGTTTTTTAGTTTTCTTTGTGTTATATTTATGACTTTGTTTTTAGAAATTATCCCAGTTAGAGCGGTTTCGAATGATATTATATTGAATGCGATTTTTGGTGGTATTATTTCAGCGATTGGGGTAGGAGTTGCTTTAAAGTGGGGGGCTTCTACAGGTGGCCTAGATATTATTGCCATGATTTTATCAAAGATAAAAGATAAGCCTGTCGGTACATATTTTTTCTTCTTTAATGCAATTATCATTATCGCTGCTGGCTATGTGTATGGATGGGAAAAAGCATTATATACTTTAGTCACTTTGTATATATCAACGAGAATTATTGATGCGATTCATACCCGTCATGTGAAGATTACGGCATTAATTGTTACGAAGAACGGGGCAGATGTGCGAAAAGCGATTCACTCTCGCTTAGTGAGAGGGATTACAACTATACCAGCAACAGGTGCTTATACAAATGAAAATAAAGAAATGTTAATGATTGTTATTACTCGTTACGAGCTGTACGAATTAGAGAGGGTTATTAAACAAGTGGACCCAGGTGCATTTACAAATATACTGCAAACGGTCGGAGTGTTTGGGTTATTTCGAAAAGATTAA
- a CDS encoding YjzC family protein, with protein sequence MGQNRRFRSGQKAPNDGIYVEIGETGSMVKDPQMVKLTAGERFPENANHNRQWTYKRKP encoded by the coding sequence ATGGGACAAAATCGCAGGTTTCGCTCAGGGCAAAAGGCGCCAAATGATGGCATTTACGTAGAAATTGGTGAAACGGGAAGTATGGTGAAAGATCCACAAATGGTGAAATTAACTGCCGGGGAAAGGTTTCCAGAGAACGCAAATCATAACCGTCAGTGGACATATAAAAGAAAACCGTAA
- a CDS encoding DUF3941 domain-containing protein gives MPHTSDNDKKARDNNAKRTQKNEQEQKNIQQGKRAYSKKTDHL, from the coding sequence ATGCCACATACGAGCGATAACGACAAAAAAGCACGCGACAATAATGCAAAGCGCACTCAAAAAAATGAACAAGAGCAAAAAAATATTCAGCAAGGAAAACGTGCATATTCTAAGAAAACCGATCACCTTTGA
- the prsA gene encoding peptidylprolyl isomerase PrsA, which yields MKGKNTFIITALISILMLSACGQKNDSATIATTTNSTIAKSDFEKQLKDRYGKDMLYEMVAQDVITKKYKVSNDAVDTEVEKAKDQYGEQFKATLENNRLKDEEDFKNQIRFKLSLNEAIKQSVTEKDVKDHYKPEIKASHILVSDENEAKEIKKKLDTGTSFEELAKQESQDILSKDNGGDLGYFGAGKMTPEFEKAAYKLKVGQISNPVKSPNGYHIIKLTDKKDLKPYDKVKDSIRKDLEEERIADPSFGQKLLQDELKKADIKINDSDLKDTFSHLFGKEN from the coding sequence ATGAAAGGAAAAAATACATTCATTATCACTGCACTAATAAGTATATTAATGCTATCTGCTTGCGGACAAAAAAATGACTCGGCCACAATCGCTACAACAACAAACTCAACCATTGCGAAGAGCGATTTCGAAAAACAATTGAAAGATCGATATGGAAAAGACATGCTATACGAAATGGTAGCACAAGATGTTATTACTAAAAAATATAAAGTATCTAATGATGCAGTAGATACAGAAGTAGAAAAAGCAAAAGATCAATATGGAGAACAATTCAAAGCAACACTAGAAAATAATCGTTTAAAAGATGAAGAAGATTTCAAAAATCAAATTAGATTCAAACTTTCATTAAATGAAGCGATTAAACAAAGCGTTACAGAAAAAGATGTGAAAGACCACTATAAACCAGAAATTAAAGCTAGTCATATTTTAGTAAGTGACGAAAATGAAGCGAAAGAAATAAAGAAGAAATTAGATACCGGCACTTCATTTGAAGAATTAGCGAAACAAGAGTCTCAAGATATATTATCAAAAGATAATGGCGGAGACCTCGGATACTTCGGGGCAGGCAAAATGACACCTGAATTTGAAAAAGCTGCCTACAAATTAAAGGTTGGACAAATTAGCAATCCCGTTAAATCACCAAACGGCTATCACATTATTAAACTAACTGATAAAAAAGATTTAAAACCTTACGATAAAGTGAAAGACTCTATACGTAAAGACTTAGAAGAAGAACGTATTGCCGACCCTTCCTTCGGTCAAAAATTATTACAAGATGAATTAAAAAAGGCGGATATTAAAATAAACGATAGTGATTTGAAAGATACATTTTCTCATCTTTTTGGAAAAGAGAACTAA
- a CDS encoding Cof-type HAD-IIB family hydrolase, producing the protein MNKQHLIALDLDGTLLTDNKIISPRTKNTIAKAKEQGHIVVISTGRPFRASYDYYKELSLNTPIVNFNGAYVHHPLDSSWGTHHSPLELSTAQEIVRACFDFGVKNVYAEVIDDVYVREIDEDKKHIFEFGSPKIFTGDLLNTLNDHPTCLLIDAHDEHSAAIRQHLTDMHAEVIDHRKWGAPWPIIEIVKSGLNKAVGLQKISGHYNIPKERIIAFGDEDNDFEMIEFAGHGIAMGNAIPELKSLANHTTLTNEEDGIALYLEEVLGL; encoded by the coding sequence ATGAATAAACAACATTTAATCGCATTAGACTTAGACGGAACTTTATTAACAGACAATAAAATAATTTCTCCAAGAACGAAAAACACAATTGCAAAAGCAAAAGAACAAGGACATATTGTCGTTATTTCAACAGGGCGCCCATTCCGCGCTAGTTACGATTATTATAAAGAACTTAGCCTTAACACACCAATCGTAAACTTTAATGGAGCTTACGTGCATCACCCTCTTGATTCAAGTTGGGGAACACATCACTCTCCTCTTGAACTTTCAACAGCGCAAGAAATCGTCCGAGCTTGCTTTGATTTCGGCGTGAAAAATGTCTATGCTGAAGTCATCGATGATGTGTATGTCCGTGAAATTGATGAAGATAAAAAACATATTTTTGAATTCGGTTCTCCGAAGATTTTCACAGGAGATTTATTAAATACTTTAAACGACCATCCAACTTGCTTATTAATCGATGCACATGACGAGCACTCTGCTGCAATTCGCCAACATTTAACAGATATGCATGCTGAAGTCATCGACCATAGAAAATGGGGTGCACCTTGGCCAATTATTGAAATTGTAAAAAGCGGATTAAATAAAGCTGTCGGATTACAAAAAATTTCAGGCCATTATAATATTCCTAAAGAGCGAATTATCGCTTTTGGTGATGAGGATAACGACTTTGAAATGATCGAATTTGCTGGTCATGGAATCGCAATGGGTAATGCAATTCCTGAATTAAAATCACTCGCAAATCATACGACATTAACGAATGAAGAAGATGGTATCGCTCTATATTTAGAAGAGGTTCTTGGATTGTAA
- a CDS encoding DUF3813 domain-containing protein, which produces MGNLLFQQARDAVSSAVSCSSGAEQQELVYRAKNSLHSAYANSSTAEKVQLREMQEQLQNITNSH; this is translated from the coding sequence ATGGGAAACTTACTATTCCAACAAGCTAGAGACGCTGTTTCAAGTGCCGTTTCTTGTTCAAGTGGTGCTGAACAACAGGAACTCGTTTATAGAGCAAAAAACTCTTTGCACTCTGCTTATGCAAACTCTTCAACTGCTGAAAAAGTTCAGCTACGTGAAATGCAGGAGCAATTGCAAAACATTACGAATTCGCATTAA